The proteins below come from a single Camelus bactrianus isolate YW-2024 breed Bactrian camel chromosome 2, ASM4877302v1, whole genome shotgun sequence genomic window:
- the COX7B2 gene encoding cytochrome c oxidase subunit 7B2, mitochondrial, whose product MMFPLVRNALSSLKIQSIQQIRARQSHSKQSPDFHDKYGNILLAGGATFCLVAWVFTTTQIGIKWNLSPVGRVTPRAWNDE is encoded by the coding sequence ATGATGTTTCCCTTGGTCAGAAATGCACTAAGTAGTCTGAAGATTCAAAGCATTCAGCAAATTAGGGCAAGACAGAGCCACTCCAAACAGTCACCAGATTTTCATGACAAATATGGTAATATTCTACTAGCCGGTGGAGCCACTTTCTGTCTTGTTGCATGGGTGTTTACAACCACACAGATTGGAATAAAATGGAACCTGTCCCCTGTTGGCAGAGTCACTCCAAGAGCGTGGAATGATGAGTAA